The Gemmata palustris genome includes a region encoding these proteins:
- a CDS encoding response regulator, with product MKLSGLLPRTLLVLVGLFGVTMLVLAVFLGRSIDRTLTAEFETKGKGVAENIAGAGTETLLNHDPATVQAMIDERRDRTPGLAYVLVVDARREVVAHTFVPSVPEHVTHLPGNPHRTTVQRTHVAGIGDCIHVCSPILAGRAGYVHVGMDRAPIRATVWRNIRQMAAVLFLLFITSALATVALMQHVTHPLRRLTTSAQRLASSDGLAASAPGTLPDWFPAARGNGEVAELTQAFRSMALEVTAREVGLKEQFKRLLDSTVEAIYGIDLAGTCIFCNPACARLLGYASAADLLGRNMPELLHHSRADGSPRSALKSAIYRALQMGQGAHADDEVFWRADGTSFPVEYWSNPMYRDDGQIVGSVVTFVEISERKRLNAELRQAKEAAEAANRAKSEFLANMSHEIRTPMNGIIGMTELALETRLAPAQREYLELVRSSADALLTVINDILDFSKVEAGKLDLDPTPFALRDALGDTLKTVAARAQGKGLELACQIDDAVPDGLVGDVGRVRQVVINLVGNAIKFTDRGEVVVRVSLEEPGDAAPLLHFAVTDTGIGIPANKLGAVFEPFVQADGSTTRKYGGTGLGLTISARLVELMGGRIWAESALGHGSTFHFTARFGRAQGAPSRVRRLGGAALDGLPVLIVDDNGTNRRILIEMLRNWRMHPVAVDGGQLALDALREAAGRGEPFPLVLLDAMMPEMDGFAVAGAIRADPALGGTSVVMLSSAGPQEGTRYRECGIDRYLMKPAKQSEVLDAIACAVGGPPARTAHAIAPPGATPAVRLRALDILLAEDNPVNQKLAVTVLEKSGHRVTVAPNGRIAVDLSGARRFDVILMDLQMPEMGGLEATGAIRAREAGTGCHQPIVAMTAHAMKGDAERCLAAGMDGYVSKPVQFEHLNRVLAQVLPGAVVETQPGAPPEPAALPSPTDPTPAPVARARGAVVDRAAALRCMAGDEDLLREIAGLFVRECPRQLGELRAALGAGDAPGVRRAAHTIKGAVGNFGAKGAVELANRIEALAKTGALDEAHGLVPGLEQQLGSVTAELTVWSA from the coding sequence ATGAAACTCTCCGGGCTGTTACCGCGGACGCTGCTCGTTCTGGTCGGGTTGTTCGGCGTCACCATGCTGGTCCTGGCCGTCTTCCTGGGCCGGAGCATCGACCGGACCCTGACGGCCGAGTTCGAGACGAAGGGGAAAGGGGTCGCCGAGAACATCGCCGGCGCCGGCACCGAAACCCTGCTCAACCACGACCCCGCCACCGTCCAGGCGATGATCGACGAGCGCCGGGACCGGACCCCGGGGCTCGCCTACGTCCTGGTCGTGGACGCCCGGCGCGAGGTCGTTGCCCACACGTTCGTGCCGAGCGTCCCGGAGCACGTGACACACCTCCCCGGCAACCCCCACCGGACCACCGTCCAGCGCACGCACGTCGCGGGCATTGGCGACTGCATCCACGTGTGCAGCCCCATCCTCGCGGGCCGGGCCGGGTACGTTCACGTCGGGATGGACCGCGCGCCGATCCGGGCCACCGTCTGGCGGAACATCCGGCAAATGGCCGCGGTGCTGTTCCTGTTGTTCATCACCAGCGCGCTGGCGACCGTCGCGCTCATGCAGCACGTCACGCACCCGCTGCGCCGGCTGACGACCAGTGCCCAGCGGCTCGCGTCGAGCGACGGCCTCGCCGCGAGCGCCCCGGGGACGCTCCCGGACTGGTTCCCGGCCGCCCGGGGCAACGGCGAGGTCGCCGAGCTCACCCAGGCGTTCCGCTCGATGGCGCTCGAGGTGACCGCGCGCGAGGTGGGACTCAAAGAGCAGTTCAAGCGACTGCTCGACTCGACCGTGGAAGCGATTTACGGGATCGATCTGGCGGGCACCTGCATCTTCTGCAACCCGGCGTGCGCCCGGCTCCTGGGGTACGCCAGTGCCGCGGACCTACTCGGCCGCAACATGCCCGAACTGCTCCACCACAGCCGCGCCGACGGCAGCCCCCGCTCAGCCCTGAAGTCCGCGATTTATCGCGCCCTCCAAATGGGCCAGGGGGCGCACGCCGACGACGAGGTCTTCTGGCGCGCGGACGGGACCAGTTTCCCGGTGGAATACTGGTCCAACCCCATGTACCGGGACGACGGTCAGATCGTCGGCTCGGTCGTGACCTTCGTGGAGATCAGCGAGCGCAAGCGCCTGAACGCCGAACTGCGCCAGGCGAAAGAGGCGGCAGAGGCGGCGAACCGCGCCAAGAGCGAGTTCCTGGCGAACATGAGCCACGAGATCCGCACACCGATGAACGGCATCATCGGGATGACGGAACTGGCCCTGGAGACCCGTTTGGCGCCCGCCCAGCGCGAGTACCTGGAGCTGGTGCGGTCCTCGGCCGACGCGCTCCTGACCGTCATCAACGACATCCTGGACTTCTCGAAGGTCGAGGCCGGGAAGCTGGACCTGGACCCGACCCCGTTCGCCCTGCGCGACGCCCTGGGGGACACGCTCAAGACCGTGGCCGCGCGCGCCCAGGGCAAGGGGCTCGAGCTCGCGTGCCAGATCGACGACGCGGTCCCCGACGGGCTCGTCGGGGACGTGGGGCGCGTGCGCCAGGTGGTCATCAACCTGGTGGGCAACGCGATCAAGTTCACGGACCGGGGCGAGGTCGTGGTGCGCGTGTCCCTGGAGGAACCGGGCGACGCGGCCCCGCTCCTCCACTTCGCGGTGACCGACACGGGGATCGGGATCCCCGCGAACAAACTCGGGGCCGTCTTCGAGCCGTTCGTGCAGGCCGACGGGTCCACCACGCGCAAGTACGGGGGCACCGGGCTCGGGCTCACGATCTCCGCGCGCCTGGTCGAACTCATGGGCGGGCGCATCTGGGCCGAGAGCGCACTCGGGCACGGGAGCACGTTCCACTTCACGGCCCGGTTCGGGCGCGCCCAGGGCGCCCCGTCGCGCGTGCGGCGCCTGGGCGGGGCGGCCCTGGACGGGCTCCCGGTGCTCATCGTGGACGACAACGGGACCAACCGGCGCATCCTGATCGAGATGCTCCGGAACTGGCGCATGCACCCGGTCGCGGTGGACGGGGGGCAACTGGCCCTGGACGCGCTGCGCGAGGCGGCCGGGCGCGGGGAGCCGTTCCCCTTAGTGCTCCTCGACGCGATGATGCCCGAGATGGACGGGTTCGCGGTCGCCGGCGCGATCCGCGCGGACCCGGCCCTGGGCGGCACGAGCGTGGTCATGCTCTCGTCGGCCGGCCCCCAAGAGGGCACCCGGTACCGGGAGTGCGGGATCGACCGGTACCTGATGAAGCCGGCCAAGCAGTCCGAGGTTCTGGACGCGATCGCGTGCGCGGTCGGGGGGCCTCCGGCCCGGACGGCGCACGCGATCGCGCCCCCGGGCGCGACCCCAGCGGTGCGGTTGCGCGCCCTGGACATCCTGCTCGCCGAGGACAACCCGGTGAACCAGAAGCTCGCGGTCACGGTACTCGAAAAGAGCGGGCACCGGGTGACCGTGGCCCCGAACGGGCGCATCGCGGTGGACCTGTCGGGCGCGCGCCGGTTCGACGTGATCCTGATGGACCTGCAGATGCCCGAGATGGGCGGGCTCGAGGCGACCGGGGCGATCCGCGCGCGGGAGGCCGGGACCGGGTGCCACCAGCCGATCGTGGCGATGACCGCGCACGCGATGAAGGGCGACGCGGAGCGGTGCCTCGCGGCGGGTATGGACGGGTACGTGTCCAAGCCGGTCCAGTTCGAGCACCTGAACCGGGTGCTCGCACAGGTACTCCCCGGGGCCGTCGTCGAGACCCAGCCGGGCGCGCCCCCGGAACCCGCGGCCCTCCCGTCACCGACGGACCCCACGCCGGCACCCGTGGCGCGGGCGCGCGGGGCCGTGGTGGACCGGGCCGCGGCGCTGCGGTGCATGGCCGGGGACGAGGACCTGTTGCGCGAGATCGCGGGGCTGTTCGTCCGGGAGTGCCCGCGCCAGCTCGGGGAGCTGCGCGCCGCGCTCGGGGCCGGGGACGCCCCCGGGGTCCGGCGCGCGGCCCACACGATCAAGGGCGCGGTCGGGAACTTCGGGGCCAAAGGCGCGGTCGAACTGGCCAACCGGATCGAGGCGCTGGCCAAGACCGGGGCACTGGACGAGGCCCACGGGCTGGTCCCGGGGCTCGAGCAGCAGCTCGGCTCGGTGACGGCCGAGCTCACCGTCTGGAGCGCGTGA
- a CDS encoding ABC transporter substrate-binding protein, with translation MNQEARERTGAGRLRALLIAGALALGVGASAWYVFVGAGEWSSADAGQSAPEEAQLAPRGPSGPVREDEIAFGMSAPFSGPSRGLGIELYRGSKAYFDHTNARGGVHGRKIVVRAYDDGYNPGPAIDNTVRLIEEDDVFLLFNYVGTPTTTRCLPLLKRDRDRSVFLFCPFTGAQPQRQPPYGEFAFNLRASYYQETAGLVDHFVQVGRKRIAVFYQIDAYGRNGWEGVRSALGRHGLKMTGEATYRRGTTFDASLAQQVEILRAGEPDAVICIGSYAACAAFARDARDTGWDVPIANVSFVGSESLLALLQEAGRASGTDYTRGLINSQVVPSYDDLTLPAVREYRELMARYEPRPPDHLMSSDYKPVPHSFVSLEGFLNAKLLVALLEKMGAPLERQRLRQAAESVRALDLGTGVPFSFGPDRHQASERVYYTVVRDGAFEPLTDWGAWRK, from the coding sequence ATGAACCAGGAGGCCCGCGAACGGACCGGAGCGGGCCGACTCCGCGCACTCCTGATCGCGGGAGCCCTGGCCCTGGGCGTCGGAGCGTCGGCGTGGTACGTATTTGTTGGCGCCGGGGAGTGGAGTTCTGCCGACGCGGGCCAGTCGGCGCCCGAAGAGGCGCAACTCGCCCCGCGCGGCCCTTCTGGTCCCGTGCGCGAGGACGAAATCGCGTTCGGCATGTCCGCCCCGTTCTCGGGTCCGAGCCGCGGACTGGGCATCGAACTGTACCGGGGATCGAAAGCGTACTTCGACCACACCAACGCCCGCGGCGGGGTCCACGGCCGAAAGATCGTCGTCCGGGCCTACGACGACGGGTACAACCCGGGGCCGGCGATCGATAACACGGTCCGGCTGATCGAGGAGGACGACGTGTTCCTCCTGTTCAATTACGTCGGCACCCCCACCACGACGCGCTGCCTCCCGCTCCTCAAACGCGACCGCGACCGGTCCGTCTTCCTCTTCTGCCCGTTCACGGGCGCGCAGCCCCAGCGCCAGCCGCCCTACGGCGAGTTCGCCTTCAACCTGCGGGCGTCGTACTACCAGGAAACCGCCGGGCTCGTGGACCACTTCGTCCAGGTGGGTCGGAAACGGATCGCGGTCTTCTACCAGATCGACGCCTACGGGCGCAACGGGTGGGAGGGCGTTCGGTCCGCGCTGGGTCGGCACGGGCTCAAGATGACCGGGGAAGCGACCTACCGGCGCGGCACGACCTTCGACGCGAGCCTCGCGCAACAAGTTGAGATCCTACGAGCGGGCGAACCGGACGCGGTCATTTGCATCGGCTCGTATGCGGCGTGTGCGGCTTTCGCCCGGGACGCGCGCGACACCGGCTGGGACGTCCCCATCGCGAACGTCTCCTTTGTCGGCAGCGAGAGCCTGCTCGCCCTGCTCCAGGAGGCGGGCCGCGCGAGCGGAACGGATTACACCCGCGGGCTGATTAACTCCCAGGTGGTGCCGAGCTACGACGACCTCACGCTGCCCGCGGTCCGCGAGTACCGGGAGCTGATGGCCCGCTACGAGCCGCGCCCCCCCGACCACCTGATGTCGAGCGATTACAAGCCGGTCCCGCACAGTTTTGTGAGCCTGGAGGGGTTCCTGAACGCCAAACTCCTCGTCGCCCTCCTGGAGAAAATGGGCGCCCCGCTCGAGCGCCAGCGGCTCCGGCAAGCGGCCGAATCCGTCCGCGCCCTCGACCTCGGCACCGGGGTGCCGTTCTCCTTCGGACCCGACCGCCACCAGGCGTCCGAGCGCGTCTACTACACGGTGGTGCGGGACGGGGCGTTCGAGCCGCTGACCGACTGGGGGGCGTGGCGCAAATGA
- the proB gene encoding glutamate 5-kinase: MVDSVRQDVVSAASTVVIKVGTNVLADSTGHLDRHRIQSLADQLHRIRLSGRRVVLVTSGAIGAGVGKLALGKRPTDLSHLQACAAVGQSTLMQLYQESLTPYGIHTAQILLTASDFENRARYLNARNTIVTLFEYGALPIINENDTVSVAEIKFGDNDHLAAMVTNLLLAPLLVLLTNVDGLYSDDPRVNPDAKLVATVPNIDQSVTGLAADTKSALGTGGMESKLKAARLVTVAGEAVIMANGSLDGILDRVFAGEPVGTLFLPHGEGVSSRKRWFGLTVRPKGVFRLDAGARQAVLDGRSLLPIGVTAVEGEFGKGDVVSICAPNGTEVARGLSNYSSSAAQRICGLHTERIAAVLGSVPYPELVHRDNLVLTS; the protein is encoded by the coding sequence ATGGTCGATTCGGTTCGCCAGGATGTCGTGTCGGCGGCCAGTACGGTCGTCATCAAGGTCGGTACGAACGTGTTGGCCGATTCGACCGGGCACCTGGACCGGCACCGCATTCAGTCGCTCGCGGACCAGCTCCACCGTATTCGGCTGAGCGGACGAAGGGTCGTACTTGTTACGTCCGGGGCCATCGGAGCGGGGGTCGGGAAGCTGGCACTCGGGAAGCGCCCCACCGACCTGTCGCACTTACAAGCGTGCGCCGCGGTCGGGCAATCGACACTGATGCAGCTCTACCAGGAGAGCCTCACCCCGTATGGCATCCACACCGCGCAGATTTTGCTGACGGCGAGCGATTTCGAGAACCGCGCCCGGTACCTGAACGCCCGGAACACGATTGTCACGCTGTTCGAGTACGGCGCGCTGCCGATCATCAACGAGAACGACACGGTTTCGGTCGCGGAGATCAAGTTCGGCGACAACGACCACCTCGCCGCAATGGTCACGAACCTTCTGCTCGCGCCTCTGCTGGTGCTTTTAACAAATGTGGACGGTCTGTACTCGGACGACCCCCGGGTGAACCCGGACGCCAAACTCGTCGCGACCGTGCCGAATATCGATCAATCCGTGACCGGGCTGGCGGCCGATACGAAAAGTGCCCTCGGTACGGGGGGAATGGAGAGCAAACTGAAAGCGGCGCGCCTGGTGACGGTCGCGGGCGAAGCCGTCATCATGGCGAACGGCTCCCTCGATGGCATTTTGGACCGCGTGTTCGCCGGGGAGCCGGTGGGGACACTGTTTTTGCCCCACGGGGAAGGGGTTTCGTCGCGAAAGCGGTGGTTCGGGCTGACGGTACGCCCGAAGGGGGTATTTCGGCTCGATGCGGGGGCGCGGCAAGCTGTTCTCGACGGGCGAAGTTTACTCCCGATCGGCGTCACGGCTGTCGAAGGCGAGTTCGGAAAAGGTGACGTGGTATCGATTTGTGCTCCGAATGGTACCGAAGTGGCGCGCGGGCTGAGTAACTACTCCTCCAGCGCGGCCCAGCGCATTTGCGGGCTCCACACGGAACGCATCGCGGCCGTTTTGGGGAGCGTCCCGTACCCGGAACTGGTTCATCGCGACAATCTCGTACTGACGAGTTAG
- a CDS encoding RNA polymerase sigma factor has product MPKGEANPPDPPGGSTRRAEFEALHQQYSREVWALAYARWMDSDLAMDITQEAFLRLWKQWEAGGEDIQNPRAWLLRVARNLAEDYAKSAFRRNGTQPPELLNGVRSSQPLPVDELERQEQFAQLRAVLDELAPADREILTLRYALDFDANTIAEQLNVAVTAVHMRLSRARQRLAERLSIHGDFASGDSASETNT; this is encoded by the coding sequence ATGCCGAAAGGCGAAGCGAATCCCCCGGACCCGCCCGGCGGCTCCACCAGGCGGGCGGAGTTTGAGGCGCTTCACCAACAATACAGTCGAGAAGTCTGGGCGCTCGCTTACGCCCGGTGGATGGATTCCGATCTCGCGATGGACATCACCCAAGAGGCGTTCCTGCGGCTCTGGAAGCAGTGGGAGGCCGGCGGAGAGGACATCCAAAACCCGCGCGCCTGGCTGTTGCGGGTCGCGCGTAACCTTGCGGAAGATTATGCGAAAAGCGCGTTTCGGCGGAACGGAACGCAGCCCCCGGAACTACTCAATGGGGTGCGGTCCTCGCAACCGCTCCCGGTCGACGAACTGGAACGGCAGGAGCAGTTCGCCCAGTTGCGCGCGGTTCTCGACGAACTCGCGCCCGCGGACCGAGAAATATTGACGCTCCGATACGCCCTAGATTTCGATGCGAACACCATCGCCGAACAGCTCAACGTGGCTGTCACGGCGGTCCACATGCGGTTGAGTCGGGCGCGCCAGCGGCTCGCCGAACGGCTCTCGATTCACGGAGACTTCGCTTCCGGTGATTCCGCGAGCGAAACTAACACATGA
- a CDS encoding DEAD/DEAH box helicase: protein MLIPPTDGDDWTVPESEETHVPADEPPSDEPVDAPPPDEAATADDDFADEGDEGEADPADDPDHESAPPPETDPAMVFADLQLMRPLMDAINSAGYKHPTPIQEAVIPPALRGKDVIGQAQTGTGKTAAFLIPFLNRWRPHTLKGPIGVVMTPTRELALQIATEAEKLAPSSRFRCVPVYGGTGMQRQLTGLARGCDLVVGTPGRMLDHLQRGSMSLSQVRYAVLDEADRMLDIGFRDDIERILKRCPTERQTLLMSATVPDSIKRLVNRYMKDPVHLHMTPNTPTVDKIRQSYFTVDADRKFELLKRVVEREKPRQCLIFVERKRWADNLYRDLKRAVPKAAVIHGDLPQSQREKIMAAFRTGEIKYLIATDVMSRGIDVSNLSHVINYDLPMDIENYVHRIGRTGRIGKDGIAISFALPEQGEQLTNIEMMINRLIEADNIEGFESAAPRAKGPARDVKVIFTGLDSVKPPPKPDGEDDGWGDDAPPANPDAGTGGAEEPTKKPVFGRRNKRYSQRL from the coding sequence GTGTTGATTCCCCCAACTGACGGGGACGATTGGACCGTTCCCGAATCCGAAGAAACTCACGTCCCCGCCGATGAGCCGCCTTCCGACGAGCCGGTTGACGCCCCCCCGCCCGACGAAGCCGCGACCGCGGACGACGATTTCGCTGATGAAGGCGACGAAGGCGAAGCCGATCCCGCGGACGACCCCGATCACGAATCCGCCCCGCCGCCGGAAACCGACCCCGCGATGGTCTTCGCGGACCTGCAGTTGATGCGCCCCCTTATGGACGCCATCAACTCGGCTGGGTACAAGCACCCGACGCCGATCCAGGAAGCGGTCATTCCGCCGGCCCTGCGCGGCAAAGACGTGATCGGGCAGGCGCAAACGGGCACCGGGAAGACGGCCGCGTTCCTGATCCCGTTCCTCAATCGCTGGCGCCCGCACACCCTCAAAGGGCCGATCGGCGTCGTGATGACGCCGACGCGCGAACTCGCGCTCCAGATCGCGACCGAGGCCGAGAAGCTCGCGCCGAGCAGCCGGTTCCGGTGCGTGCCGGTCTACGGCGGCACCGGGATGCAGCGGCAACTGACGGGCCTCGCCCGCGGGTGCGACTTGGTCGTGGGCACGCCGGGCCGGATGCTCGATCACCTGCAGCGCGGATCGATGTCGCTCTCGCAGGTCCGCTACGCGGTGCTGGACGAAGCGGACCGGATGCTCGACATCGGGTTCCGCGACGACATCGAGCGCATCCTGAAGCGGTGCCCGACCGAGCGCCAAACGCTGCTCATGTCGGCGACCGTGCCCGATTCGATCAAGCGCCTCGTGAACCGGTACATGAAGGACCCGGTTCACCTGCACATGACGCCGAACACGCCGACGGTGGACAAGATCCGCCAGAGCTATTTCACGGTGGACGCGGACCGCAAGTTCGAGCTGCTGAAGCGCGTCGTCGAGCGCGAGAAGCCGCGCCAGTGCCTCATCTTCGTCGAGCGCAAGCGCTGGGCGGACAACTTGTACCGCGACCTCAAGCGCGCGGTCCCGAAGGCCGCGGTGATCCACGGCGACCTGCCGCAATCGCAGCGCGAAAAGATCATGGCCGCGTTCCGCACGGGCGAGATCAAGTACCTGATCGCCACCGACGTGATGAGCCGCGGCATCGACGTGTCGAACCTGTCGCACGTCATCAACTACGACCTGCCGATGGACATCGAGAACTACGTCCACCGGATCGGGCGCACCGGGCGCATCGGCAAGGACGGGATCGCGATCTCGTTCGCGCTGCCGGAGCAGGGCGAGCAGCTCACCAACATCGAGATGATGATTAACCGGCTCATCGAGGCCGATAACATCGAGGGGTTCGAGTCCGCTGCGCCCCGCGCGAAAGGCCCGGCCCGCGACGTGAAAGTGATCTTCACCGGCCTGGATTCAGTGAAGCCTCCGCCGAAGCCCGACGGCGAAGACGACGGCTGGGGCGACGACGCTCCCCCCGCCAACCCCGACGCGGGCACGGGCGGCGCGGAAGAACCGACGAAGAAGCCGGTCTTCGGGCGCCGGAACAAGCGGTACAGTCAGCGGCTCTGA
- the purB gene encoding adenylosuccinate lyase, which produces MTQPTDVYDNPLIGRYASPEMAERWGPLRKFRTWRRLWLALAEAEAELGLLADDGKSPRIAQAQLQELASHLDDIDLKRAAAHEKRLRHDVMAHIHALGDVAPGCKEIVHLGATSCYVTDNADLILMRESLDQLCTALASVIDALATFSKTWKDEPTLGFTHFQPAQLTTVGKRATLWLFDFVLDLHELERRRDELPFRGAKGTTGTQASFLALFRGDHGKVKALDALVAKKMGFNSVFPVTGQTYSRKIDTQILDALNGLAQSAHKWGTDLRLLAHRQEVDEPFEADQIGSSAMAYKRNPMRAERMCSLARFISGLPAIAANTVSTQWFERTLDDSACRRLYIPQAFLATDAVLRIALNLVTQRTGPEHRGLMVNRPVIAKNVREHLPYMVTENLMMAAVQAGEDRQEVHEVVRLHSHAVTARVKAGEGTTAELLENLKREAAFQKVDFAAIAGQSSREFVGRSPEQVEEFLADHIEPIRKRYANVLGKTAELHV; this is translated from the coding sequence ATGACGCAACCCACCGACGTGTACGACAACCCGCTCATCGGCCGCTACGCATCCCCCGAGATGGCCGAGCGCTGGGGACCGCTGCGGAAGTTCCGCACCTGGCGCCGGCTCTGGCTGGCACTGGCGGAGGCGGAAGCCGAGTTAGGCCTCCTCGCCGACGACGGGAAATCCCCGCGCATCGCCCAGGCGCAACTCCAGGAACTCGCGAGCCACCTCGACGATATTGATCTGAAGCGCGCCGCGGCCCACGAGAAGCGCCTGCGACACGACGTGATGGCGCACATCCACGCGCTCGGCGACGTGGCCCCCGGGTGCAAGGAGATCGTTCACCTCGGCGCGACCTCGTGCTATGTCACCGACAACGCCGACCTCATTCTGATGCGCGAGAGCCTCGACCAGCTCTGTACGGCGCTGGCCAGCGTCATCGACGCGCTCGCGACGTTCTCGAAAACCTGGAAGGACGAGCCGACGCTCGGGTTCACGCACTTCCAGCCCGCGCAGCTCACCACCGTGGGGAAGCGCGCGACGCTGTGGCTGTTCGACTTTGTGCTCGACCTTCACGAACTGGAGCGCCGGCGCGACGAACTCCCGTTCCGTGGCGCGAAGGGCACGACCGGCACGCAGGCGAGCTTCCTCGCGCTCTTCCGGGGCGATCACGGGAAGGTAAAAGCGCTCGACGCGCTCGTTGCGAAGAAGATGGGCTTCAACAGCGTGTTCCCGGTCACCGGCCAGACGTACTCGCGGAAGATCGACACGCAGATCCTCGACGCACTCAACGGCCTCGCGCAGTCCGCGCACAAGTGGGGCACGGACCTGCGGTTGCTCGCACACCGCCAGGAAGTGGACGAACCGTTCGAGGCCGATCAGATCGGTTCGAGCGCGATGGCGTACAAGCGGAACCCGATGCGCGCCGAGCGCATGTGCAGCCTCGCACGTTTCATCTCGGGCCTACCCGCGATCGCCGCGAACACCGTTTCGACGCAGTGGTTCGAGCGCACACTCGACGACAGCGCGTGCCGCCGACTGTACATCCCGCAAGCGTTCCTCGCGACCGATGCGGTGCTTCGCATCGCGCTGAACTTGGTCACGCAGCGAACCGGACCAGAACATCGCGGGCTGATGGTCAACCGCCCGGTGATCGCGAAAAACGTGCGCGAGCACCTGCCCTACATGGTGACCGAGAACCTGATGATGGCCGCGGTCCAGGCGGGCGAAGACCGTCAGGAGGTCCACGAGGTGGTGCGCCTGCACAGCCACGCGGTCACCGCGCGCGTGAAGGCCGGTGAAGGCACCACCGCGGAACTGTTGGAGAATTTGAAGCGCGAAGCCGCGTTTCAGAAGGTGGACTTTGCCGCGATCGCGGGGCAGTCTTCGCGCGAGTTCGTCGGGCGCTCGCCGGAGCAGGTCGAAGAGTTCCTCGCGGACCACATCGAGCCGATCCGCAAGCGCTACGCGAACGTGCTCGGGAAGACAGCCGAACTGCACGTGTGA